The sequence ATTGAGGTGCTCATGTCCCGCAACCTTCACGACGCAGCCCTCGGGTGCAAGATTTCCCTTCAGAATCACATGCCCCCCGGTCGGCTTGAGTGGCTGCGCGTTCGGCCGAACCACGACTTGTCCCGGTGTCTCCGCTGCCGAAGTAGCTTCTTCCGCAATCGTTCGCTGCGTGACCGTCATCGCGGCTTCGTGCAAGAGCCCAGCCTCGAGCAGACGATTGGCTACTAACCTTGTCCCACCCGCCTCGTAAAGATCGGTTGCCATGAACCGGCCTCCGGGTTTGAGATCGCAAAGCAGCGGCACGCGCCGATTGATTCGATCGAAGTCGTCGATGCTCAGTTCAATCCCCATCTCGTGCGCAATCGCCAGCAGGTGCAAAACGGCGTTGGTCGATCCGCCCGACGCGGCGACGCTCGCAATTGCGTTTTCAATCGCGTCGCGCGTGATGATCTGGCTTGGCCGCACATCAGCCCTGAAGAGTTCCATCACCAGCTGCCCGGCCTCGTACGCTACCTTGTTCTTCGCTTCGACCATCGCCGGAACTGCATTCGCGCCCATCGGCGAAATCCCCAGGAACTCACTTACCATCGACATCGTGTTCGCCGTGAACTGCCCGCCGCATGCCCCCGCGCCCGGACACGCGCTCTCTTCCAGCATCTGCAACTCCGCATCGCTCATCGCACCGCGCGCATGAGCCCCGACCGCTTCGAACACATCCTGGATGGTGACGTTCTTCTCGTGAAACTTTCCCGGCGCGATCGATCCGCCGTACAGCATCACCGACGGCACATCAACGCGCGCGATCGCCATGATCGTCCCCGGAATCGTCTTGTCACATCCCGAGATCGCCACCATACCGTCGAACAGATTTCCCCGCGCGACGAGTTCGATCGAATCGGCGATCACCTCGCGGCTCACCAGCGACGCCTTCATTCCCTGCGAACCCATCGTGATCCCATCCGAGATCGACACCGTGTTGAACTCCATCGGCGTCCCGCCCGCGTCTCTCACGCCCTTCTTAATGTGGTCCGCGAGTTCGCGCAGGTGGTAGTTGCACGGCCCAATCTCGATCCATGTGTTCGCAATCCCGATGATCGGTTTCTTCAGGTCCTCACTCGTAAATCCTGCCGCATGAAGCATCGCCCGCGCCGGCGCGCGGTTCGGTCCATCCGTAATAGCTGCACTTTTCCTGGGTTGATCCGGCATAAAAAATTCGTTCTGGGACGCACTGTCCTTTTAACTTTGTGAGTGCCATCTTAGGGCGGAACTTGATGATTAGTCCAATTTATATTTTTATCAATATCATTCACTTTGCCTAATACTGCAATTGAAACTTATGCGCCCTCTTGCTGCTGTAATCACCCCACCTAAATGCCTCAACCGAAGGAAATTAAGCCGCTGTCGCCATCCTTATGAAGCTATCGGGCAGCTTATGATTTCAGGCCCGACGTTTAGCATCCGTGCTCAAACCGTCGGGGGCACCGATTCTACCGCGCGCAAACTCTCCTCACCCTGATGCACGCTCAAAACTCGCACCGCGCACGCATTCCCCGTCCGCAGATACGTCCTTCGCATGAGCGCCGCAATCGCCTCGACATTATTCTG is a genomic window of Terriglobia bacterium containing:
- the ilvD gene encoding dihydroxy-acid dehydratase, encoding MPDQPRKSAAITDGPNRAPARAMLHAAGFTSEDLKKPIIGIANTWIEIGPCNYHLRELADHIKKGVRDAGGTPMEFNTVSISDGITMGSQGMKASLVSREVIADSIELVARGNLFDGMVAISGCDKTIPGTIMAIARVDVPSVMLYGGSIAPGKFHEKNVTIQDVFEAVGAHARGAMSDAELQMLEESACPGAGACGGQFTANTMSMVSEFLGISPMGANAVPAMVEAKNKVAYEAGQLVMELFRADVRPSQIITRDAIENAIASVAASGGSTNAVLHLLAIAHEMGIELSIDDFDRINRRVPLLCDLKPGGRFMATDLYEAGGTRLVANRLLEAGLLHEAAMTVTQRTIAEEATSAAETPGQVVVRPNAQPLKPTGGHVILKGNLAPEGCVVKVAGHEHLNHRGPARVFDSEEDAFAAVQDARIQAGDVVVIRYEGPRGGPGMREMLGVTAAIAGIAELSDTVALLTDGRFSGATRGLMAGHVAPEAAVGGPIAAIRDGDMITFDIAKRELSMAVPDEEIKSRLRKWKAPEPGYKTGVFAKYAATVSSAARGAITEIYQAAGTPDFAVSSRAGK